The following proteins are encoded in a genomic region of Paenibacillus sp. FSL R7-0273:
- the rpmG gene encoding 50S ribosomal protein L33, producing MRVIITLACTSCKQRNYATTKNKRNHPDRLEMKKFCKFCNEQTPHRETR from the coding sequence ATGCGGGTAATTATCACTTTGGCTTGTACAAGTTGCAAACAAAGAAACTATGCGACAACTAAAAACAAGCGAAATCACCCCGACCGCTTGGAGATGAAGAAATTTTGCAAGTTCTGTAACGAGCAAACTCCTCATCGCGAAACCAGATAG
- the rplJ gene encoding 50S ribosomal protein L10, translated as MANAKVIQAKQDAVDVVTGKLQNSISTVVADYRGLNVAQVTELRKQLREAGVDFQVLKNSLVRRATAAAELTELDAVLTGPTAVAFSETDAVVAAKILNDFAKKNDALKLKGGVVEGKVIDADQLKALAELPSREGLLSMLLSVLQAPMRNFALAVKAVAEKEEQSA; from the coding sequence TTGGCAAATGCAAAAGTAATCCAAGCTAAACAGGATGCGGTTGATGTTGTTACCGGCAAACTGCAGAACAGTATCTCTACTGTTGTTGCGGACTACCGCGGATTGAACGTTGCCCAGGTAACTGAACTGCGTAAGCAGCTTCGTGAAGCTGGCGTTGACTTTCAAGTTCTGAAAAACTCATTGGTGCGTCGTGCGACTGCAGCTGCTGAGCTGACTGAACTGGATGCAGTTCTAACTGGCCCTACAGCAGTAGCATTCAGTGAAACTGATGCGGTAGTAGCAGCCAAGATTTTGAACGACTTCGCTAAGAAGAATGATGCTCTGAAACTGAAGGGCGGCGTTGTTGAAGGCAAAGTTATCGATGCGGACCAACTGAAAGCACTGGCAGAACTTCCTTCCCGCGAAGGTTTGCTCTCCATGCTGCTTAGCGTGCTTCAAGCTCCAATGCGCAACTTCGCGCTTGCAGTTAAAGCTGTTGCTGAGAAGGAAGAACAAAGCGCGTAA
- the rplL gene encoding 50S ribosomal protein L7/L12, whose translation MSKETILEEIKGMSVLELNELVKAIEEEFGVTAAAPVAVGGAAAAVEEEQSEFDVILTSAGASKINVIKIVREITGLGLKEAKDLVDNAPKPIKEKVSKEEADATKAKLEEAGAGVEVK comes from the coding sequence ATGAGCAAAGAAACAATCTTAGAAGAAATTAAAGGCATGAGCGTACTGGAACTGAACGAACTGGTTAAAGCAATCGAAGAAGAATTCGGTGTAACTGCAGCAGCTCCAGTAGCTGTTGGCGGTGCAGCTGCAGCAGTAGAAGAAGAGCAATCCGAATTCGACGTAATCCTGACAAGCGCTGGCGCTTCCAAGATCAACGTTATCAAGATCGTTCGCGAAATCACAGGCCTGGGCTTGAAAGAAGCTAAAGACCTGGTAGACAACGCTCCTAAGCCAATCAAAGAAAAAGTAAGCAAAGAAGAAGCCGATGCTACCAAAGCAAAATTGGAAGAAGCAGGCGCTGGCGTAGAAGTGAAGTAA
- the nusG gene encoding transcription termination/antitermination protein NusG: MEKRWYVVHTYSGYENKVKANLEKRVESMGMEDKIFRVLVPMEEELVNKDGKKKTVMRKVYPGYVLVEMVQTDDSWYVVRNTPGVTGFVGSTGSGSKPTALLPEEVEQILKHMGMVEPKAKIDFEIKESVRIMVGPFANFVGSVEEILADKSKIKVHVNMFGRETPLELDFTQVEKI, from the coding sequence ATGGAAAAAAGATGGTATGTTGTTCATACCTATTCCGGGTATGAGAATAAGGTTAAGGCCAATTTGGAAAAACGCGTTGAGTCCATGGGCATGGAAGACAAAATATTCCGCGTTCTTGTTCCTATGGAAGAGGAATTGGTAAACAAAGACGGTAAGAAAAAAACCGTTATGCGTAAAGTTTACCCCGGTTATGTTTTGGTTGAAATGGTTCAGACTGATGATTCATGGTATGTTGTCCGCAATACGCCGGGCGTTACCGGATTTGTCGGTTCGACAGGTTCCGGCTCCAAGCCTACCGCTTTGCTTCCGGAAGAAGTTGAACAAATTCTGAAGCATATGGGCATGGTTGAACCTAAAGCGAAGATTGATTTCGAAATTAAGGAATCCGTACGTATTATGGTTGGGCCTTTTGCGAATTTCGTGGGCTCTGTGGAAGAAATTTTGGCCGACAAGAGCAAGATCAAAGTGCATGTCAACATGTTTGGACGGGAAACCCCGCTGGAGTTGGATTTCACTCAAGTGGAGAAAATATAA
- the rplK gene encoding 50S ribosomal protein L11 yields MAKKVIKMVKLQIPAGKANPAPPVGPALGQAGVNIMAFCKEFNARTADQAGLIIPVEITVFEDRSFTFITKTPPAAVLLRIAAKVEKGSGEPNKKKVAKLGRAAVREIAETKMPDLNAASVEAAMRMVEGTARSMGITIED; encoded by the coding sequence ATGGCTAAAAAAGTTATTAAAATGGTGAAACTGCAGATTCCTGCAGGGAAAGCGAATCCAGCGCCTCCAGTAGGTCCGGCGTTAGGTCAAGCAGGTGTCAACATCATGGCATTCTGTAAGGAATTCAACGCTCGTACTGCTGACCAGGCTGGTCTGATCATCCCGGTTGAAATTACAGTGTTTGAAGACCGTTCCTTTACTTTCATCACTAAAACTCCTCCGGCTGCCGTTCTGCTTCGCATTGCTGCTAAAGTAGAAAAAGGATCCGGTGAACCAAACAAGAAAAAAGTAGCGAAGCTCGGCCGCGCAGCGGTTCGTGAAATCGCCGAAACAAAAATGCCTGACCTTAACGCTGCATCTGTTGAAGCTGCAATGCGTATGGTTGAAGGTACTGCCCGCTCGATGGGTATCACAATCGAAGACTAA
- a CDS encoding NYN domain-containing protein — protein MADWRDVLLVDGYNMIGGWPELAALSLNGMQEARDRLLDMLADYQAFTGRRVIAVFDAYRVPGLGRSFVQGKVQVVFTKEKETADECIERLVGEFTHRRRQIYVATSDFVEQHVIFAQGALRISARELKVEIEENQKLVKKAIEPERISSRRHSLEDKLPPDMRKRLDDWRRQ, from the coding sequence ATGGCTGACTGGCGCGATGTGCTGCTGGTGGATGGTTACAATATGATAGGCGGCTGGCCTGAGCTTGCGGCTCTTTCGCTGAACGGCATGCAGGAGGCGCGTGACCGTCTTCTGGATATGCTGGCTGATTATCAGGCATTCACCGGACGGCGCGTCATCGCCGTGTTCGATGCTTACCGTGTTCCGGGACTCGGACGGTCCTTTGTACAGGGGAAGGTTCAGGTGGTCTTCACCAAGGAGAAGGAGACAGCGGATGAATGCATCGAGCGGCTGGTAGGCGAATTCACCCACCGGCGCCGGCAGATCTATGTAGCGACAAGCGATTTTGTGGAGCAGCATGTGATTTTTGCCCAAGGCGCACTGCGCATTTCCGCCCGGGAACTGAAGGTGGAGATAGAAGAGAACCAGAAGCTGGTCAAAAAAGCGATAGAACCGGAAAGAATCAGTTCCAGACGCCATTCGCTGGAAGATAAACTCCCGCCGGATATGCGCAAGCGGCTTGATGACTGGCGCCGGCAGTGA
- the rplA gene encoding 50S ribosomal protein L1 — protein sequence MAKHGKKYLESAKLINSEATYEPSEAVELVKKAATAKFDETVEAAVRLGVDPRKQDQAVRGVVVLPHGTGKTQRVLVFAKGEKAKEAEAAGADYVGDQDMINKIQQGWFEFDVCVATPDMMSEVGKLGRLLGGKGLMPNPKAGTVTFDVTKAVQEIKAGKIEYRLDKAGQIHAPIGKVSFAPEQLNENLKALMDALNRAKPAAAKGVYLKGIAISSTMGPSARVNAAAFR from the coding sequence ATGGCTAAACATGGTAAGAAATACCTGGAATCTGCTAAGCTGATCAACAGCGAAGCAACTTACGAGCCTTCAGAAGCTGTAGAGCTTGTGAAAAAGGCGGCAACTGCCAAATTCGACGAAACCGTTGAAGCAGCAGTTCGTCTGGGTGTAGACCCGCGTAAACAAGACCAAGCAGTTCGTGGTGTAGTTGTCCTGCCACACGGCACAGGCAAAACACAGCGCGTGCTTGTATTTGCAAAAGGTGAAAAAGCGAAGGAAGCGGAAGCTGCCGGTGCGGATTATGTTGGCGATCAGGACATGATCAACAAAATCCAACAGGGCTGGTTTGAATTCGATGTCTGCGTAGCTACACCTGATATGATGAGCGAAGTCGGTAAACTGGGTCGTCTGCTCGGTGGTAAGGGCCTTATGCCTAACCCTAAAGCAGGTACAGTTACTTTCGACGTTACCAAGGCTGTGCAAGAAATCAAAGCCGGTAAAATCGAATACCGTCTCGATAAAGCAGGTCAAATTCACGCGCCTATCGGCAAAGTGTCCTTTGCTCCTGAACAATTGAACGAAAATCTTAAAGCTCTTATGGACGCTCTGAACCGTGCGAAACCAGCTGCTGCTAAAGGTGTATACCTTAAAGGCATCGCAATTTCGTCCACTATGGGACCTAGCGCTCGTGTAAATGCAGCTGCTTTCAGATAA
- the cysS gene encoding cysteine--tRNA ligase, with protein sequence MALQIYNTMTRAKEVFVPQEPDKVKMYVCGPTVYGYMHIGNARPVIVFDMVRNYLEALGNEVRYLTNFTDVDDKMIRKAEEMNITVAEVAEMFISAYQEDLTGLGVKPATMNPRVTESMDMIIEFIKELEEKGYAYENGGDVYYRTGKFADYGKLSRQNLEELHFGIRIEVDSRKENQEDFVLWKAAKPGEVHWHSPWGNGRPGWHIECSAMVREYLGETIDIHGGGQDLQFPHHECECAQTEALTGKPLSNYWMHNGFLNIGEEKMSKSLGNGLLVKDIRARFKAAAIRYFMLSSHYRNPLNFTEEALLSAEKSAERIALAESNVKHRLELAPEGADGEASAAVAERLAAIISSFHARMQDDFNTPDAITAVFDWVSLANQTLAKTDAASADFAALLKTFGEMNAVLRLTPEVEAEAATEEIERLIAERAEARKNKNWGRSDEIRDELNSLGILLEDTPQGMRWRRK encoded by the coding sequence ATGGCTTTGCAAATCTACAACACTATGACACGTGCTAAAGAGGTCTTTGTACCGCAGGAGCCGGATAAGGTCAAAATGTACGTATGCGGACCCACAGTCTACGGTTATATGCATATCGGAAATGCCAGACCGGTTATTGTTTTTGATATGGTCCGTAACTATCTGGAGGCGCTCGGTAATGAAGTGCGTTATCTGACCAACTTTACCGACGTGGATGACAAAATGATCCGTAAAGCGGAGGAAATGAATATTACTGTAGCGGAAGTTGCAGAAATGTTTATTAGTGCTTATCAGGAGGATCTGACCGGACTTGGCGTAAAGCCGGCAACCATGAATCCGCGTGTTACGGAAAGCATGGACATGATTATCGAGTTCATTAAGGAGCTTGAAGAGAAGGGCTATGCCTATGAGAACGGCGGAGATGTGTATTACCGCACCGGCAAGTTTGCTGATTACGGCAAGCTGTCCCGCCAGAATCTCGAGGAGCTGCATTTCGGCATCCGGATTGAAGTGGATTCCCGTAAAGAGAATCAGGAGGATTTTGTACTCTGGAAGGCAGCTAAGCCGGGTGAAGTGCATTGGCACAGTCCGTGGGGCAACGGGCGTCCGGGCTGGCATATCGAGTGCTCGGCTATGGTGCGCGAATACCTGGGTGAGACTATTGATATCCACGGAGGCGGGCAGGATCTGCAGTTCCCGCACCATGAATGCGAATGCGCACAGACGGAAGCCTTGACCGGCAAGCCATTGTCGAATTATTGGATGCACAACGGCTTCCTCAATATCGGTGAGGAGAAAATGTCGAAATCGCTGGGCAACGGTCTGCTTGTGAAGGACATCCGGGCACGCTTCAAAGCGGCTGCAATCCGTTACTTTATGCTCTCAAGCCATTACCGTAATCCGCTCAACTTCACAGAAGAGGCGTTATTATCTGCTGAAAAGAGTGCGGAACGGATCGCTCTTGCCGAGAGCAATGTGAAGCACCGTCTCGAGCTGGCTCCCGAAGGGGCAGATGGGGAAGCGAGTGCAGCTGTTGCTGAGCGGCTGGCCGCTATTATCAGCAGCTTCCATGCAAGAATGCAGGATGACTTCAACACGCCGGATGCTATCACTGCAGTATTCGACTGGGTAAGCCTGGCGAATCAGACGCTGGCCAAGACCGACGCCGCTTCTGCTGATTTTGCGGCGCTGCTGAAGACTTTTGGCGAAATGAATGCTGTACTCCGCCTGACACCTGAGGTTGAGGCCGAGGCTGCGACCGAAGAAATTGAGCGCCTGATTGCCGAACGTGCAGAAGCCCGCAAGAACAAGAACTGGGGCCGGTCCGATGAAATCCGTGATGAGCTTAACAGTCTCGGCATCCTGCTGGAGGATACTCCGCAGGGCATGCGGTGGCGGCGCAAATGA
- a CDS encoding class I SAM-dependent methyltransferase: MSQHYYSQQPDARHDRRTINTVLRGKNLRFTSDAGVFSKGDIDHGSRVLIEAMEIAEGAAVLDVGCGYGPIGISAALLAPKGHVTMIDINSRAVELARENAVNNGVKNVTVKESDVLSAVQGQKFDVILTNPPIRAGKAVVHHIFEQAFEHLNEGGTLWIVIQKKQGAPSAAAKLESLFTDVEEVGKDKGYRIIKAQKTVN; encoded by the coding sequence ATGTCGCAGCATTATTACTCACAGCAGCCGGATGCACGTCATGACAGACGGACAATCAATACGGTGCTGAGGGGAAAAAACCTCCGATTTACCAGCGATGCCGGTGTTTTCTCCAAAGGAGATATCGACCATGGAAGCCGTGTTCTGATTGAAGCAATGGAAATTGCAGAGGGGGCAGCAGTTCTCGATGTGGGCTGCGGATATGGCCCTATTGGAATCAGCGCAGCACTTCTTGCTCCTAAAGGTCATGTCACAATGATTGATATTAATAGCCGTGCGGTAGAGCTTGCCCGTGAGAATGCTGTTAATAATGGGGTGAAGAACGTTACGGTAAAAGAAAGTGATGTGCTGTCTGCTGTTCAGGGGCAGAAATTCGATGTGATTCTGACGAATCCTCCGATCCGGGCAGGCAAAGCGGTAGTGCATCACATTTTTGAACAGGCATTTGAGCATTTAAATGAGGGCGGGACACTGTGGATTGTGATTCAGAAGAAGCAGGGTGCACCTTCAGCGGCAGCTAAGCTGGAAAGCTTGTTTACGGATGTTGAAGAAGTGGGGAAAGACAAAGGCTACCGCATTATTAAAGCACAGAAAACTGTCAATTAA
- a CDS encoding Mini-ribonuclease 3 produces MSGGFNIDGAWFPYAPSQPARLLSPIVLAYAGDAIYEVAVRQYLISLPNLRPNHLHRTATGLVSAKAQSTILAYLEPQLTDEEKDVARQGRNAKSGTIPKNADVLEYRHATAFECLIGHLYYTGQQTRIQELVHSSIEYMMNRSK; encoded by the coding sequence ATGAGCGGCGGGTTTAATATAGACGGGGCATGGTTCCCTTATGCACCTTCGCAGCCGGCCCGGCTGCTCTCGCCGATTGTGCTTGCTTATGCCGGTGATGCCATTTATGAAGTCGCCGTACGGCAATATTTGATTTCTCTGCCGAACCTGCGGCCGAATCACCTGCACCGCACAGCCACCGGGCTCGTCTCCGCCAAAGCACAGAGTACGATCCTTGCTTATCTGGAGCCGCAGCTGACCGATGAGGAGAAGGATGTTGCCCGCCAGGGGCGCAACGCCAAATCAGGTACAATTCCCAAGAATGCCGATGTGCTGGAATATCGCCATGCGACAGCTTTTGAATGCCTGATTGGACATTTATATTACACGGGACAGCAGACAAGAATTCAGGAGCTGGTCCATAGCAGTATTGAGTACATGATGAACCGGTCCAAGTGA
- the sigH gene encoding RNA polymerase sporulation sigma factor SigH, producing MSVDLKEIMLSEYDFISDEEIVEIFRGGDSGALEHLINKYRNFVRAKARSYFLIGADREDIVQEGMIGLYKAIRDFKGDKLSSFKAFAELCITRQIITAIKTATRQKHIPLNSYVSLDKPIYDEDSDRTLMDVICGTQVLDPEELIINQEEFIGLEDKMAEILSDLERKVLMLYLDGRSYQEIAEDLKRHVKSIDNALQRVKRKLERYLEVRDN from the coding sequence GTGAGTGTCGACCTCAAGGAAATAATGCTTTCCGAGTATGATTTCATAAGTGATGAAGAAATTGTCGAGATCTTCCGTGGTGGCGACAGTGGCGCATTGGAACACTTAATTAACAAGTACCGTAATTTCGTACGCGCTAAAGCCCGTTCTTATTTCTTGATCGGTGCTGACCGGGAAGATATTGTGCAGGAAGGCATGATTGGCCTGTATAAGGCAATCCGTGACTTCAAAGGTGACAAGCTCTCTTCATTCAAGGCGTTTGCCGAGCTTTGCATTACCCGCCAGATTATAACCGCGATTAAGACAGCTACCCGCCAGAAGCATATTCCGCTTAACTCCTACGTTTCCTTGGACAAGCCCATCTACGATGAGGATTCCGACCGGACATTGATGGATGTGATCTGCGGCACCCAGGTGCTGGATCCGGAAGAGCTGATTATCAACCAGGAGGAATTTATCGGACTGGAAGATAAGATGGCTGAAATTCTCAGCGATCTTGAGCGCAAGGTGCTGATGCTTTATCTGGACGGACGCTCCTATCAGGAGATTGCAGAGGACCTGAAGCGTCATGTGAAGTCTATTGACAACGCATTGCAGCGGGTCAAGCGGAAGCTGGAAAGATATCTGGAAGTGCGTGACAATTAA
- the secE gene encoding preprotein translocase subunit SecE — MKRSFKSLFSFFTESWSELKKVRWPSRKELKNYTMIVLGTIVVVAVYFWVLDIIISAAIEAII; from the coding sequence GTGAAACGTAGTTTCAAGTCTCTGTTTTCCTTTTTCACTGAGAGCTGGAGTGAACTTAAAAAAGTTCGCTGGCCTAGCCGTAAAGAGCTGAAGAACTATACAATGATCGTTCTCGGTACTATTGTAGTTGTCGCTGTTTACTTCTGGGTTCTGGACATCATTATTTCCGCTGCAATTGAAGCGATTATTTAG
- the rlmB gene encoding 23S rRNA (guanosine(2251)-2'-O)-methyltransferase RlmB: MEEVRTEEEILAGKHSVLEALRAGRTLNKIWVAETAQKHLTAPIIAEARKAGIVIQHVDKRKLDQLAPGVQHQGVVAQAAPFAYSEVEDILAAAAAKGEPPFLILLDEIEDPHNLGSILRTADCTGVHGVIVPKRRSAQITATVSKTSAGAVEYVPVARVTNLGQTIDRLKELGVWVVGTDVATDQNLYESDIFTGPVAVVIGNENKGIGRLIREKCDVLLKLPMAGKINSLNASVAAGVIMYEVLRRRHQQG; this comes from the coding sequence ATGGAAGAAGTAAGGACGGAAGAGGAAATACTGGCCGGCAAGCATTCGGTGCTTGAAGCGCTGCGCGCTGGCCGTACACTGAATAAAATCTGGGTCGCTGAGACGGCGCAGAAGCATTTGACCGCGCCGATCATCGCGGAAGCGCGTAAAGCGGGGATCGTTATCCAGCATGTGGACAAGCGGAAGCTGGATCAGCTTGCACCCGGGGTGCAGCATCAGGGGGTTGTGGCGCAGGCAGCACCTTTTGCCTATAGCGAAGTGGAAGATATACTGGCTGCAGCCGCAGCCAAGGGTGAGCCTCCGTTTCTGATTTTGCTGGATGAAATTGAGGACCCGCATAATCTGGGCTCTATTCTCCGTACAGCAGACTGCACCGGGGTACATGGTGTAATTGTTCCGAAGCGCCGGTCTGCGCAAATTACTGCAACAGTCTCCAAAACCTCAGCGGGTGCGGTGGAATATGTTCCGGTTGCACGGGTCACTAATCTCGGCCAGACCATAGACCGGCTTAAGGAGCTTGGTGTCTGGGTGGTTGGCACTGATGTCGCCACCGATCAGAATCTGTATGAATCGGATATTTTCACAGGACCCGTAGCTGTCGTAATCGGTAATGAGAATAAAGGCATAGGCCGGCTGATCCGCGAAAAATGCGATGTGCTGCTCAAGCTTCCGATGGCCGGCAAGATCAACTCCCTGAATGCATCGGTTGCCGCCGGGGTTATTATGTATGAGGTGCTGCGCCGCCGGCATCAGCAGGGATAG